A portion of the Stigmatella aurantiaca DW4/3-1 genome contains these proteins:
- a CDS encoding 3-dehydroquinate synthase II, producing MNGMNSMSDVTTMEKRERIRLERIDGDRNRIEEASSLIVWFDTAGLSTPNDCEGMLERVINLDYTGAVLYPDNLTALAPILPARMLKVLHVQHSADLERLKSMPQAGQAFIVASPDAQVLEKAAAMGLKTCYRAYVDDGASLHQSIQEGVRHAFLMIRFRDPTNIPLELVIASLQATHTVLIKEINSPTDVDDAIVTLGVMEVGAEGVMFSPRSHEALSEFVSRLGRLNCSLVQIDVATLVRSTPIGMGYRSCIDTSTLFSPTEGILVGSTSQGGLLCCPEVFFLPYMELRPFRVNAGAVHSYVYNFGNRTDYMSELRAGSPVMLVDRSGNARRASVGRMKTEVRPLRLIEAEFQTGERVNVIMQDDWHVRIFSDEAKPLNITELRPGDKVLGHVAKPGRHVGIKVDEHIIET from the coding sequence ATGAACGGAATGAACAGCATGAGCGATGTCACCACCATGGAGAAGCGCGAGCGCATCCGCCTTGAGCGCATCGACGGCGACCGCAACCGCATCGAAGAGGCCAGCTCCCTCATCGTCTGGTTCGATACGGCTGGCCTGTCCACGCCGAATGACTGCGAGGGCATGCTCGAGCGGGTGATCAACCTGGACTATACCGGGGCTGTCCTTTACCCGGACAACCTGACTGCGCTTGCGCCCATCCTCCCAGCGCGCATGCTCAAAGTCCTCCACGTCCAGCACTCCGCGGACCTTGAACGGCTGAAATCCATGCCTCAAGCCGGCCAGGCATTCATCGTCGCCAGCCCAGACGCGCAGGTGCTGGAAAAGGCCGCGGCGATGGGACTCAAGACCTGTTACCGGGCATATGTGGATGACGGTGCAAGCCTGCACCAGTCCATCCAGGAGGGCGTCCGCCATGCGTTCTTGATGATCCGCTTCCGGGATCCCACGAACATTCCCCTGGAGCTGGTCATCGCCTCCCTCCAGGCCACGCACACCGTGCTCATCAAGGAGATCAACTCTCCAACGGATGTGGACGACGCCATCGTCACCCTGGGCGTGATGGAGGTGGGTGCGGAAGGCGTCATGTTCTCTCCGCGCTCCCATGAAGCCCTCAGCGAGTTCGTTTCGCGGCTCGGCCGGCTGAACTGCTCCCTGGTGCAGATCGATGTCGCCACCCTGGTGCGCAGTACGCCCATCGGCATGGGCTACCGCAGCTGCATCGACACTTCGACGCTCTTCTCTCCCACGGAGGGCATCCTGGTAGGCTCCACGTCTCAGGGCGGGCTGCTGTGCTGCCCGGAGGTCTTCTTCCTGCCATACATGGAACTGCGCCCCTTCCGCGTGAACGCGGGAGCGGTCCATAGCTACGTCTACAACTTCGGCAACCGCACGGACTACATGAGTGAGCTGCGGGCGGGCTCTCCGGTGATGCTCGTGGACCGCTCCGGAAATGCACGCAGGGCCAGTGTCGGCCGAATGAAGACGGAAGTCCGCCCCCTGCGCCTCATCGAGGCGGAGTTCCAGACCGGTGAGCGCGTCAACGTCATCATGCAGGACGACTGGCATGTCCGGATCTTCTCGGACGAGGCCAAGCCGCTGAACATCACCGAGCTGCGACCGGGAGACAAGGTGCTTGGCCACGTGGCCAAGCCCGGCCGGCACGTGGGCATCAAGGTCGACGAGCACATCATCGAAACATGA
- a CDS encoding class I fructose-bisphosphate aldolase, whose amino-acid sequence MSGIAKRIRWSRFVDRRYGRGIIVPIDHGLSIGPVEGLDSPTQVSRWIGHPGITGIIAHKGMLERLGSQGLLRGIGIMVHLNGMMSLASTPDRKERLTSVEAALRLGADAVSVQLNFDGTNDAHNLVQLGAVVDEAQHYGLPVLTMLYDKVPCAEKETGVKRLRHLMRACVELGTDALKLAAPEELSMMPMLLEGIREHTAVFFAGGAVRSEEEILLMAQEAVTCGATGLCVGRNIFQRPSVLATLTRLQGAVLGDSQANPTTWPLSTANARVRWSSPVEEVVK is encoded by the coding sequence ATGAGTGGAATTGCCAAGAGGATCCGCTGGTCACGCTTCGTGGACCGGCGATATGGACGGGGAATCATTGTCCCCATCGATCACGGGCTCTCCATCGGCCCCGTGGAGGGGCTGGACAGTCCCACACAGGTGTCCCGATGGATCGGTCACCCGGGTATCACGGGCATCATTGCCCACAAAGGCATGCTGGAACGGCTCGGAAGCCAAGGCCTGCTGCGCGGCATCGGCATCATGGTTCATCTCAACGGCATGATGTCTCTGGCTTCGACGCCAGACCGCAAGGAACGGCTGACGTCCGTGGAGGCCGCCCTCCGGCTGGGAGCAGACGCCGTCTCCGTGCAGCTCAACTTCGACGGGACGAACGATGCCCATAACCTGGTCCAGCTGGGTGCAGTGGTGGACGAGGCTCAGCACTACGGATTGCCCGTCCTGACCATGCTCTATGACAAGGTCCCCTGCGCGGAGAAAGAAACGGGCGTGAAGCGGCTCAGGCACCTGATGCGAGCCTGCGTGGAACTGGGAACAGATGCCCTCAAGCTGGCCGCGCCAGAGGAACTCTCGATGATGCCGATGCTGCTCGAGGGCATCCGGGAGCACACCGCCGTCTTCTTCGCGGGCGGGGCCGTGCGCTCGGAAGAAGAGATTCTCCTGATGGCGCAGGAGGCGGTGACCTGCGGCGCCACCGGATTGTGCGTGGGACGTAACATTTTCCAGCGGCCCTCCGTCCTCGCCACGCTCACGCGGTTGCAGGGAGCCGTCCTGGGAGATTCGCAGGCGAATCCAACCACCTGGCCGCTCTCTACGGCCAACGCCCGCGTCCGCTGGTCCTCTCCCGTGGAAGAGGTGGTGAAATGA
- a CDS encoding aspartate kinase, protein MKAAITTTPIGGSPFQSRRRPLVIKKFGGTSVANIERIRRIARLALEAQRAGNDVVVVVSAMGGETDRLLKLAYQLLPVPDSREMDVLAATGEQVTVALTALAIQAEGGKAASFLGHQLPVITDSSFTRARIQCVEQGPIREALAGGQIAVVAGFQGVDPKNNITTLGRGGSDTTAVAVAATLGADICEIYTDVEGVFTADPRVCPSGLKLKSIPYEEMLELASLGAKVLQVRSVEIAMKYDVPIHVRSSFTEEEGTRIVSRDKMLESRRLMGLACERNQVRVELIGAECRPGLVAELTDFMAELNVSVDMLCHSRGALENPRADISFTLPEGELRRAQPELEHFMGRLGASSMQVSSDLAKVSLVGIGLRSDPGIAARLCRSLTEQGIHVSGLSVNELRISCLVEGDAADQAVCILHETFELAGETRVEPLASLSPA, encoded by the coding sequence ATGAAGGCAGCGATAACAACGACTCCGATCGGCGGCTCTCCGTTCCAGAGCCGTCGGCGCCCCTTGGTCATCAAGAAGTTCGGCGGCACCTCGGTGGCCAACATCGAGCGCATCCGCAGAATCGCGCGGCTGGCGCTGGAAGCGCAGCGGGCGGGCAATGACGTGGTGGTCGTGGTCAGCGCCATGGGCGGAGAAACGGACCGTCTGCTGAAGCTGGCCTACCAGCTTCTGCCCGTGCCGGACTCTCGCGAAATGGACGTGCTCGCCGCCACAGGGGAGCAGGTCACCGTTGCGCTCACCGCCCTGGCCATCCAGGCGGAGGGGGGAAAGGCGGCCTCTTTCCTCGGGCACCAGCTTCCGGTGATCACCGACAGCTCATTCACCCGGGCCCGTATCCAGTGCGTGGAACAAGGTCCCATCCGGGAAGCCCTTGCAGGGGGGCAGATCGCGGTGGTCGCCGGATTCCAAGGGGTGGATCCCAAGAACAACATCACGACCCTCGGCCGCGGCGGCTCGGACACCACGGCCGTCGCGGTGGCAGCCACTCTCGGGGCCGACATCTGCGAAATCTACACGGATGTCGAAGGGGTCTTCACGGCGGATCCCCGGGTCTGCCCCTCTGGCCTGAAGTTGAAGTCCATTCCTTACGAAGAGATGCTCGAACTGGCGTCCCTGGGGGCCAAGGTCCTTCAGGTGCGCAGTGTGGAGATTGCCATGAAATACGACGTTCCCATCCACGTCCGCAGCTCGTTCACAGAGGAGGAGGGAACCCGGATCGTCTCCCGGGACAAGATGCTCGAATCACGGAGGTTGATGGGATTGGCCTGTGAACGGAACCAGGTGCGAGTGGAACTCATCGGCGCGGAGTGCCGCCCAGGGCTTGTCGCGGAGCTGACCGATTTCATGGCCGAGCTGAACGTGAGCGTGGACATGCTCTGCCATTCCCGTGGGGCACTGGAGAACCCCCGGGCGGACATCTCCTTCACTTTGCCCGAAGGTGAGCTGCGCCGAGCCCAACCTGAGCTGGAACATTTCATGGGCAGGCTGGGAGCCAGCAGCATGCAGGTATCAAGCGATCTGGCCAAGGTCTCCCTGGTGGGCATTGGCCTCCGCTCGGATCCGGGGATCGCTGCCCGGCTGTGCCGAAGCTTGACCGAGCAGGGAATTCATGTGTCTGGCCTGTCTGTCAACGAGTTGCGGATCAGCTGTCTCGTGGAGGGGGACGCGGCGGACCAAGCCGTCTGTATCCTGCATGAGACCTTTGAACTCGCAGGTGAGACGCGCGTTGAGCCACTCGCCTCTTTGTCTCCAGCCTGA
- a CDS encoding multicopper oxidase family protein — translation MLLWSVRASVLCVGLLAASGAGAASVPNQDVSLELAVKYASNRICRTLEQGRCTEVDTVKLRSYNGQLVGPTIEARPGDTLRILLDNQLPPEPPRGMSDPNVPHGFNVTNLHTHGLHVSPEGNADNVMLAIEPGQKFEYEIKIPSDHPAGTFWYHAHKHGAVAIQVASGMAGALIIRGGVDEIPAIRAAREKIFVFQQIPYAMVNDPYVPGTQANMVEDFDASFAEGRWSASGRRTTINGVVEPVIKMRPGEVQRWRLIHAGVRESLRIKLVREKEPQSVIEHYQIAHDGLTSGRLDQVTETEMHPGYREDVLVRAGSRPEVYLLIDEASAAEDSITGQAEPRKVLARIEVEGSYSSMPLPEVSALAQHVPFKPILNEEITGTQEARFSVDVQSRPIKFFINGKAFNPDAPPRKLRLEAVEEWIVSAAQAGGHIFHVHVNPFQAITADGKVLWRDTLFVKANETVRLRSRYRRYIGRFVTHCHILDHEDMGMMEILEIVHPGSSMHGSHH, via the coding sequence GTGCTGCTCTGGAGCGTGCGCGCTTCTGTTTTGTGCGTGGGATTGCTGGCGGCCAGCGGCGCGGGGGCTGCTTCGGTGCCAAACCAGGACGTCTCCCTAGAGCTGGCCGTCAAGTACGCCAGCAACCGCATTTGCCGGACCCTGGAGCAGGGCCGGTGTACGGAGGTGGACACCGTGAAGTTGCGCTCCTACAACGGCCAGCTCGTTGGGCCGACCATTGAGGCGCGGCCCGGCGATACTTTGCGTATCCTGCTGGACAACCAGCTTCCTCCGGAGCCGCCACGGGGAATGTCTGATCCGAATGTTCCCCATGGGTTCAATGTCACCAATCTCCATACCCATGGCTTGCACGTCTCTCCGGAGGGAAATGCGGACAATGTGATGCTCGCCATCGAACCGGGGCAGAAGTTCGAGTACGAGATCAAGATCCCCTCGGATCATCCTGCGGGAACCTTCTGGTACCACGCCCACAAGCACGGTGCGGTGGCCATTCAGGTCGCCAGCGGTATGGCTGGCGCGTTGATCATCCGAGGAGGCGTCGACGAGATTCCCGCTATCCGGGCCGCCCGTGAGAAGATCTTCGTCTTCCAGCAAATTCCCTACGCGATGGTCAATGATCCCTATGTTCCAGGGACACAGGCCAACATGGTAGAGGACTTTGACGCGTCATTCGCGGAGGGACGCTGGTCTGCCTCCGGGAGGAGGACCACCATCAACGGAGTGGTCGAGCCTGTCATCAAAATGAGGCCCGGCGAGGTTCAACGATGGAGGCTCATTCACGCCGGTGTCCGGGAATCGCTCCGGATCAAGCTCGTTCGAGAGAAGGAGCCGCAGTCGGTGATCGAGCACTATCAGATTGCGCACGATGGCCTCACCTCAGGTCGGCTCGATCAGGTCACCGAGACAGAGATGCACCCCGGGTACCGGGAAGACGTCTTGGTGCGGGCCGGCAGCAGGCCTGAAGTCTACCTGCTGATCGACGAAGCAAGTGCTGCCGAAGACTCCATCACGGGGCAGGCGGAGCCGCGAAAGGTGTTGGCCCGTATCGAGGTGGAGGGCAGTTATTCCTCCATGCCATTGCCAGAGGTGAGCGCGCTCGCCCAGCACGTGCCCTTCAAGCCCATTTTGAATGAGGAGATCACGGGTACCCAGGAGGCGAGGTTCTCGGTGGATGTTCAGTCCAGGCCAATCAAGTTCTTTATCAATGGCAAAGCGTTCAATCCAGATGCCCCTCCACGCAAGCTCAGGCTGGAGGCGGTCGAGGAATGGATCGTCTCTGCTGCGCAGGCCGGGGGGCACATCTTTCATGTCCACGTCAATCCATTCCAGGCCATAACGGCCGATGGAAAGGTCCTTTGGAGGGATACGCTTTTCGTGAAGGCCAATGAAACCGTGAGGTTGCGCAGCCGCTACCGGCGCTACATTGGGAGATTCGTCACCCACTGCCACATCTTGGACCATGAGGACATGGGGATGATGGAGATCCTGGAGATCGTCCACCCCGGCTCATCGATGCACGGGTCCCACCATTGA
- a CDS encoding acyltransferase, with product MFLGHAFSILLHFEGRLDEARLEASLATVLKGIPPLASSLVGLGNAHYGLVPLSPVPAWIDVHEVPQLPSELSAPSALGELVPRITSTPGQPLLAVRLTCAPSDCILAVSVSHAIADGYSLFLFLRAWSRAMSERRVEPLPWARQWLASQERRASATVTPEEFWNRTGFTWSPPGRALDVPRPSSFGKRTVPPDPSLLAGAEGLSSNDLLCAWLIQSHAGLLAGEAGLAVTIPVDYRRSLQGLPGNYFGNAIRGAPLWLDRRILRQETLPELAMRVKEAIRGVLHEHGARDSLECLGQVLHEQGHPVLSELHTVHPSSGFLVTNVSRLPFGMVDLGRGPPLRVLLPAVEERTAVIQQTGEGFELSVNVPA from the coding sequence TTGTTCCTCGGCCATGCCTTCTCGATCCTGCTTCACTTCGAGGGACGCCTTGACGAGGCTCGGCTCGAGGCCTCGCTGGCCACGGTGCTGAAGGGTATTCCGCCCCTGGCAAGCAGCCTCGTCGGCCTCGGGAATGCCCACTATGGCCTTGTGCCGTTGTCACCGGTCCCCGCGTGGATTGACGTCCATGAAGTGCCCCAACTCCCAAGCGAGCTCTCCGCGCCAAGTGCGCTGGGGGAACTCGTACCGCGGATCACCTCGACCCCAGGACAACCGCTGCTGGCCGTGCGCCTCACGTGCGCACCATCGGACTGCATCCTCGCGGTGAGCGTGTCCCATGCCATCGCGGACGGATACAGCCTCTTCCTGTTCCTGCGCGCCTGGTCGCGGGCAATGTCTGAGCGCCGTGTGGAGCCACTTCCGTGGGCGCGTCAGTGGCTTGCCTCGCAGGAGAGGCGTGCCTCGGCCACGGTGACCCCTGAGGAGTTCTGGAACAGAACGGGATTCACCTGGAGCCCGCCGGGCAGAGCCCTTGACGTGCCTCGGCCGTCCTCCTTCGGCAAGCGGACCGTGCCACCGGACCCCAGTCTGTTGGCTGGAGCAGAGGGGCTCTCCAGCAATGATCTCCTCTGCGCTTGGCTCATCCAATCGCATGCCGGTCTCCTCGCGGGTGAAGCCGGACTTGCCGTGACCATTCCTGTGGACTACCGCCGCTCCCTCCAGGGATTGCCGGGCAATTACTTTGGCAATGCCATCAGGGGGGCACCGCTGTGGCTTGACCGGAGGATCCTCCGCCAGGAAACCCTTCCCGAACTCGCCATGCGGGTGAAAGAGGCCATTCGTGGGGTGCTCCATGAGCACGGGGCGCGAGATTCGCTCGAATGCCTTGGGCAGGTGCTCCATGAGCAAGGGCACCCTGTGCTCAGTGAACTCCACACGGTCCATCCCAGCTCAGGCTTCCTCGTGACCAATGTCTCCCGCCTTCCGTTCGGAATGGTGGATCTCGGAAGGGGTCCCCCGCTGCGCGTCTTGCTGCCAGCCGTCGAGGAGCGGACCGCCGTCATTCAACAAACCGGCGAGGGCTTCGAACTGTCGGTCAACGTTCCGGCGTGA
- a CDS encoding cytochrome P450, with translation MTREEPAAPSRVDLADPGIFERDAARHLFAQLRQEHPIWWNPGTDGRGFWSVLRYRDIVAVSKNPRLFSSARHQGGHRIHDEVDAEITQGLEASMLSMDPPEHNTHRGMVAPAFTPERIRGLEARIRARVTSLLDRIAHQGECEFVSSVAAELPIQVIAELLGVPQEDRLRLFEWSNALIGEDDPDMRKSAGHIRQCSKDMGIYALKLWRERLRRPGDDLVSMLAGTEIDGEVMSIPRYFATFFLLVIAGNESVRNSISGGLLALSQHPAQRRRLIEEPTLIPLAAKEIIRWVSPFLHMRRTATEDTVLSGQPIAKGDKVVLWYISGNFDEEVFEHPERFDVARSGVPHLGFGQGQHYCLGWRLAELQLTVLFQELLRRFPDMEPCGQVRRVRSNFVNGIKELPVRFTPER, from the coding sequence GTGACACGGGAAGAGCCTGCAGCGCCGTCCCGGGTCGATTTGGCGGATCCCGGGATCTTCGAGCGCGACGCGGCGCGCCATCTTTTCGCGCAGCTTCGCCAGGAGCATCCGATCTGGTGGAACCCAGGGACGGATGGGCGTGGCTTCTGGTCGGTCCTGCGTTACCGGGACATCGTCGCCGTGTCGAAGAACCCCCGGTTGTTCTCCTCCGCCCGGCACCAGGGCGGACACCGCATCCATGACGAAGTGGATGCGGAGATCACCCAGGGCTTGGAGGCATCCATGCTCAGCATGGACCCCCCGGAGCACAACACCCACCGCGGCATGGTGGCACCTGCCTTCACGCCTGAGCGCATCCGGGGGCTGGAAGCGCGCATTCGGGCCCGGGTGACCTCCCTGCTCGATCGCATTGCCCATCAGGGCGAATGCGAGTTCGTCTCCTCCGTGGCGGCGGAATTGCCCATCCAGGTGATCGCTGAACTGTTGGGGGTGCCTCAGGAGGACAGGTTGCGGCTGTTCGAGTGGTCGAATGCCCTGATTGGGGAAGATGACCCCGACATGCGCAAGTCCGCCGGACACATCCGTCAGTGCTCGAAGGACATGGGCATTTATGCGCTGAAGCTCTGGAGGGAGCGGCTGCGTCGGCCGGGGGATGACCTCGTGTCGATGCTCGCAGGCACCGAGATCGACGGCGAAGTGATGTCCATTCCGCGTTACTTCGCCACATTTTTCCTGCTCGTCATCGCGGGCAACGAGTCGGTGCGAAACTCCATCTCGGGTGGGCTCCTGGCGCTCTCCCAGCACCCCGCGCAGCGCCGCCGTCTCATCGAAGAGCCGACGCTCATTCCATTGGCGGCGAAGGAGATCATCCGCTGGGTGTCGCCGTTTCTTCATATGCGGCGTACCGCGACCGAGGACACCGTCCTCTCGGGACAGCCCATCGCGAAGGGCGATAAGGTCGTTCTCTGGTACATCTCGGGGAACTTCGATGAAGAGGTGTTCGAGCACCCTGAACGCTTCGATGTGGCCCGCTCCGGGGTTCCTCACCTGGGTTTTGGCCAGGGACAACACTACTGCTTGGGCTGGCGTCTCGCGGAGCTTCAGCTCACCGTGCTGTTTCAGGAACTGCTGCGCCGTTTCCCGGACATGGAGCCGTGTGGACAGGTGCGCCGGGTCCGGTCGAACTTCGTGAACGGCATCAAGGAACTGCCGGTGCGTTTCACGCCGGAACGTTGA
- a CDS encoding acyl-CoA desaturase — protein sequence MTIDGRAVRTRQRLHALVSLFLPLAGTLLTLARLFTQGLLAADLGLLVLMYTVTMTGVDVGYHRLFSHRSFKARSSLRALLAVCGSMAAQGPPIYWASNHRLHHARSDTEDDLHSPHVNGEGQRRGRLAGLWHSHAGWMFGHTPANPIRLAKDLLRDTTLTRINQLYYLWVMLGLLLPTALGGLLAGTWQGAWSGFLWGGLARMFFVQHATFSGNSLCHFFGSRPHRTGDWSTNNLWLVIPTFGGAMHNNHHAFPSSAFVGSRWWHFDLGGGLIRLFAKLGLASGIKVPSPEARLLLATDSRDTAGP from the coding sequence TTGACCATCGACGGGCGTGCGGTGCGGACGCGCCAGCGGCTCCATGCCCTGGTCTCCCTGTTCCTGCCACTCGCCGGAACCTTGCTCACCCTCGCCCGTCTCTTCACCCAGGGGCTCTTGGCCGCTGACCTCGGGCTGCTCGTGTTGATGTACACCGTGACGATGACAGGTGTGGATGTTGGCTACCACCGCCTCTTCTCACACCGCTCGTTCAAGGCCCGTTCGAGCCTCCGGGCACTGCTCGCCGTTTGCGGGAGCATGGCGGCCCAGGGCCCGCCCATCTACTGGGCGAGCAATCACCGCCTTCACCATGCCAGGAGCGACACCGAGGACGATCTGCACTCACCCCACGTGAATGGTGAAGGTCAGCGCCGTGGGCGGCTCGCCGGGTTGTGGCATTCGCATGCAGGGTGGATGTTCGGCCATACCCCCGCCAATCCGATCCGGCTCGCAAAGGACTTGCTGCGGGACACGACCCTCACGCGGATCAATCAGCTCTACTACCTCTGGGTGATGCTCGGGCTGCTGCTGCCCACAGCCCTGGGCGGGCTCCTGGCGGGAACGTGGCAGGGCGCCTGGTCAGGATTTCTCTGGGGTGGCCTGGCGAGGATGTTCTTCGTGCAGCATGCCACCTTCTCGGGGAACTCTCTCTGCCACTTCTTTGGCAGCCGCCCCCATCGCACGGGCGACTGGAGCACGAACAACCTCTGGCTCGTCATTCCAACCTTTGGTGGCGCCATGCACAACAACCACCATGCCTTTCCCAGCTCGGCCTTCGTCGGATCCAGGTGGTGGCACTTTGACCTCGGAGGCGGGTTGATCCGCCTCTTCGCCAAGCTCGGACTTGCCTCCGGCATCAAGGTCCCATCTCCCGAGGCAAGGCTTTTGCTGGCAACGGATTCGCGGGACACCGCCGGTCCATAG